From Corticium candelabrum chromosome 9, ooCorCand1.1, whole genome shotgun sequence:
TCCTCCTTGACAGTATACAAGTCTACATGTCCAGATGCAACAGCTGTTGCCAATAGCACTGGAAACCTTCTCACTGAAAGCCTATACAGCAAGTTCGTGCCATCAATACATCGCTCGCCAAGCTACAGTGACGCACACGTTACCATTTCATGTCAAGAAGACCGGACGTTTTAACTGATTGCAACTTTTCGATTTTGACATCACTAAACGAGTTATTAACAGTAGAATTTGATAGTTTATTATAACAAACACAGAAGtagataataataaattaataaataattataatatttattataaaaattaattaattgactgaGTCTGCTTAACTACCAAAAGAAACTGTTACTGTAGTAGGCAAGCAGACacactaataattaattaattaattaaacaggtaAACGTCAAGTTACTGCGTTTCTCCACTTGATTCCACTTGATACAAATGCAACAGTCCAATGCGCCGACTCTCGTCGCTCTCCTTTCCTTCTTCAAGCTCGTACGTTCCACAACTCACAATATCTTCGTATCCACCGAAATGACACCATTCAACCGAATCGGCGTTATACTCAGTATCCAACTGAGCCAACTGTACGACAGTCGACATAAATAGCCTCGAGCATCCAGACCAGCGCGAGAAGCGCGCGATTGGATAAATTACATAACCACACCTTCAGCTGCAATACCCGGATGTGTAAGTGTTAATGATTTTAGCACAATAAAAATGGACTTTGTCCTCAACTCTCTGTTTGATGGTTCTTGGCCTTTAGGAGTTTTTGTGATTGGAACTGCAGTGATTCATGAAATTACGTTTGTGTGTGGCAGCCTCGTGCTCGCTGCTATTGACCATTTCGATATTTTTCCGACAAGCAAAATACAGAAAGTAAGAAGTGTGTTTTAACGTGCGTCTTTCGCAATCAGTAAATCGTGATGTCATCGTACAGTGTACTACCTACTGCGAGTGTTTCTGCACGTGACATGTTTTTGCAAATATCTAGATATGGacattggagagatgcatctcagactagactattgtattggagggatgcatctcacactacactagactattgtattggagggatggatctcacaatacactagactattgtattggagggatggatctcacaatacactagactattgtattgagagatgaATCTCACTGTCTGCATCTCCTGTGGTTAGCATTATAGATTGTCAAACAATAAGTCATGTCgaattgttgtttttattaGTTACCCCAAAGTGAAAAGTGGGATTTACAGTAGGTCTAACATGCTGAAGCCATATGCTGTTACAAGAAGCCAAATGTGTTAAAGAGGATAGTCCTTGTTGTGGCTGTGATTGCTGAAGATGTTGGGCCATATTACAAACTTCATAGCTTTGACTGCTCGTTACGACGTATGAATATGCATACTAGTTGCAAGAGGCAATGACTTATGATTACAAGCTTTTTGCGTCGGTCTACAGTTTTAATTGTAACATGTCAGTAGCAGTTGACATGCAGGTAGTAGCTAATGCTTTTACGGTATAGATTCTATGTGACTTCTTATGCAGGCAAAGTACCCAGATGGGAAACTGTTGAGACGTTGCTTGAAACAGCTGGCATTTAATCACTTTGTTTTGGAGCCACTTGGACTTCCCTTTTTGTACTACATTGCAAAGGCATCAGGAGTTCAAATGACGTTTCCATTGCCATCCTGGTAATCTAGACTGCACTGCAGTATATTATCGTAATCACTGCTTCTTTCAAACGTCTTGTAGGTCTGAAGTAGCTGGCCATAttgtaatttgtgtgattgtggAAGATGCCTTATTCTACTGGACTCACAGATTGCTACATGTACCATTTCTCTATCGTCGGATACACAAGCAGCATCATCAGTTTTATACTCCAATTGGCATGGCAGCAGAATATGCTCATCCCTTAGAATATTTATTGAGTAACTCACTGCCATTCTTTACTGGGCCATTTCTCACAGGCTGCCATCTACTGACTATGTGGATCTGGCTGTTTATACGAATTGTAGAAAGTTTGGATGGTCATAGTGGCTATGATTTCTGGTGGGTGCCGTTCAGATATTTTCCATTCAGACCAGGACCGGCTCTACACGACTTCCATCATTCACACAACGTCGGAAACTATGGCTCGTTCTTTCAGTTCTGGGACTGGCTCTGCGGTACTGACAAAGTTTACAAAAGATATGTACAGGAAATGAAATCTGTATCAAAAGTAAAGTAGACATGTGGATATTTGGTAGCAGATGTAAGGTACTAACAAAATTTACAAGACAGCTGCATTGGCTAGGTATTACATTTGTACCCATCTCCATCTCCCTTGTAGTCAGAATTAGATATTGCACATTTATTAGTAGTCAACAAACGAATGCTGTGGTGCTAAGAATTGTGTGACAGTGACAGTgatgttgtattgtttgttttaaagATTTTGTATTACAGCCATTTGTACAATAGAATGACTACATAGAAGAATCTGGTGGTAGTGTACTGTgtttaaattagtaataatagAAATACCCAACTTTAATGACACCACCATGCAATACCAATACAACCCCATGAAAAATATAGTTATGCTGTTTCTGCCTCAGCAAGTCGGCTTTCTGAATCTCCCATCTCTTCTGTTTCTTCTCTGCTCCCTTCATTATACTTACTCTTGCTGTGACGTCGATGTTTATGGTGTTTGTGgtgtttctttctcttcattttgtttttatgtttgacTTCATGAAGAACAGAGTCTACAACTTCAGGTGAGTGATCAGCCTCGGAGCCACCTAAAGCACTTTCACCAGTAACATCAGCAACCCCTTCTGACATGGCCCGTTTGTGTGAAGCAATGTGGCTAGCAGTGTCTTCCTTCTGTGGTTTGGTTTCAACTGATGCTGCTACATTCTCTGTTGGAGATTCTCGACATTCTGCATGAAGAGACTCAGATTCCTGCCCTTGCATGTGACCACCTTCAGGACTTTGCTTTTCTGGTCTCTTCTCTGTAGGAAAATTTGGCTTTTCTACTTGAGCTACATTCTTTGGATGCCTAATAACTTTCTTGTGGGGTTTTAGAACAGCTGctgtttctttctttgctgCATGTAGTAATTTAGAAACCATTTCTTCACTTTTTGTAAAGACCACAGGTTTTGAAGAATTTACTGTCTTAGGCTCCCGTTCATTGGAAGACAtatctctttgttgttgttctgctCTTTGACGTTTTAGATGTTTGTGCTTTGGTGTATGTTGTGCTTTCTTCTGATGCTGCCGGGCATCAGCTATAGCACCCATTACAGCTGCTTTTAACAAGCCAGTACTAGCTTTCAGTAAACTATCCACTGCCTTTGTTGGACGTGACTTTGTTGTGAGTCTCTCGCTTACAGTTTCTACTGTTCTGTGAGCCTCATTAGCATCCGAATCTCTACTACTTGTCTCAGTTTCTATAACAGGCTCTTGTTGTACAATGACAGTGCTCTTTTCTTCAGTTGGGCTCTTTTCTTCAGTTGGGCTCTTTTCCTCAGTTGTGCCCTTTTCCTCAGTTGTGTTCTTTTCCTCAGTTGTGTTCTTTTCCTCAGTTTCTGACATATGATTATCAGATGGATCATTACATGACTTTGGAGATTGCACATGCCCCAAGTTAAGTGATTGGGAttctgcaattacatcacttTCAACAGCAGCTGCTGTAGGACAATTGTCTGTGATAGCTACTGAATCGGAAACACCAACCTCACCTGACAATTGCCCTTCTGGTGATACTTTCTGTTCATGCAACTCTCTAGGTTCAGTTGTGACATTCTTCACCTTTACCTTCTCTAATTTAGCTCGTTTCTTTTCTCTCCCTGCCTTTGGATTGTCTTTCCTTGCAGACTGTGTGCGCTCTTCCTTAAATTCTCTGCTGTGTTTCAATGTCTTCTCTTTCCTCTTCACCTTCACAATGTCTGGAGAAGCACTTCTTGAACGCTTTCTGTGCTTTGGTTTATGTTCAGTTCCATGTTTCATCCGACTGCCTGATCTTGACGTATCATAAAGAGGGGAGCGCGAATAGCGTTTCACAGGAGTCCGTGATCTCCTTGGtgattttctttttctgtgcCTTCCCGTTCGTTTAGCACTGTCTTGATGTCGATGTTTTGATATACGATGTGAACCAGACTGATTCCTTCGATGTGAAGATGCAGGCGACTTACGTCTGCGGTGTCTTCTTGACACAGAAAGAGACCTTGACCGAGACCGATCATAACGTTTAGATCGATGACGTTTAGGTGAATACGAGAGAGAACGAGATGAAGACGATGACCTAGAATATGATGAATGTCGACTAGAAGTAGATGATCGTGATGAATAACTGGATGATGAATGACCCATCTGCTTCATCATCTCTAGTTTGTGTCTATAAAATTCATCAGCTGACATTGGAGGTGGTTCATCCAACCTGGACATATGACCAGGATCTATGACCATTCCGGGACCAGGACCTGGAAATGGAGGTTGAGGACCAAATGAAAGCGGTACAGGACCAGGTGGCAAGACTGGTGGATAAGGAATGCCATGACCTGGTACTTCTACCATGGCAGGATACAAAGGACCAGGAGGAGGAAGGTAGCCTGGCATTCGTGACATTATTGGAGGAGGTGCAAGGTGTGGAAACTGTTCAACCTTTCCTGGATGTAGTTTGGCAGCTGGTACATGATCTGGTGGTTTTGACAACTCCGTATCAGCCTCAGGTGTTGAATCTAAACATAAACTGAAATGTTCACACCTGTACAATAATAAATTCCATTCAGTTGAGTACTCTGCAAATATGGCTTGTCAGTAGCCTAGCTCTATGCACTTACATAAAGTTGCATGTACATAATCACTAAACATACACACTGAACACAGTCACTGTACCTACCTCTACTACCTTCATCAACTACTGGAGACTTCTTTTGAGAATCCTAACATTAGCACAACTCAAAATTAGTTTCCTGCTCATTCTTGTAAACATCGCTTAACAAACCTCTTTTCTTGCTTGTGATTCATTAGCTGAAACCACATCTTTCGATGCAGCTGCCTCTGCCTTTGGTGGTTTCTGCTCAACATCTGTTTGAGACGGTTTTAATCCTGATGCTCCTTTAGCCCCAGACACTCCATTTCGAAAATTATTGATAGCCTAAATGTACAAA
This genomic window contains:
- the LOC134185046 gene encoding E3 ubiquitin-protein ligase RBBP6-like, with protein sequence MSCVHYKYRNSLDYDTITFDGLHISLDDLRKAIAKQKKLGKSTDFVLQVINAQTKEEYKGDNTLIPRNASVIVRRVPVGAGGSEDGGSLAADSQAKSTDLSKTADLSKAMGTEEEKMKAMMAQSTEDYDPSKYQKIRYRPPSSSYVCFRCSKPGHHIRNCPMNGIKRATGIPQIFMKAAENADVPGAMITSGGKLAVPVIDSVAYSKGKKATDRDFPVGAKVASAPVVQRVQRNIPEEMICPLCRKLMTDAVLIPCCGRSYCDDCIRNHLLENKFVCPEPDCKETNVSPDNLIPNRSLRKAINNFRNGVSGAKGASGLKPSQTDVEQKPPKAEAAASKDVVSANESQARKEDSQKKSPVVDEGSRDSTPEADTELSKPPDHVPAAKLHPGKVEQFPHLAPPPIMSRMPGYLPPPGPLYPAMVEVPGHGIPYPPVLPPGPVPLSFGPQPPFPGPGPGMVIDPGHMSRLDEPPPMSADEFYRHKLEMMKQMGHSSSSYSSRSSTSSRHSSYSRSSSSSRSLSYSPKRHRSKRYDRSRSRSLSVSRRHRRRKSPASSHRRNQSGSHRISKHRHQDSAKRTGRHRKRKSPRRSRTPVKRYSRSPLYDTSRSGSRMKHGTEHKPKHRKRSRSASPDIVKVKRKEKTLKHSREFKEERTQSARKDNPKAGREKKRAKLEKVKVKNVTTEPRELHEQKVSPEGQLSGEVGVSDSVAITDNCPTAAAVESDVIAESQSLNLGHVQSPKSCNDPSDNHMSETEEKNTTEEKNTTEEKGTTEEKSPTEEKSPTEEKSTVIVQQEPVIETETSSRDSDANEAHRTVETVSERLTTKSRPTKAVDSLLKASTGLLKAAVMGAIADARQHQKKAQHTPKHKHLKRQRAEQQQRDMSSNEREPKTVNSSKPVVFTKSEEMVSKLLHAAKKETAAVLKPHKKVIRHPKNVAQVEKPNFPTEKRPEKQSPEGGHMQGQESESLHAECRESPTENVAASVETKPQKEDTASHIASHKRAMSEGVADVTGESALGGSEADHSPEVVDSVLHEVKHKNKMKRKKHHKHHKHRRHSKSKYNEGSREETEEMGDSESRLAEAETA
- the LOC134185047 gene encoding uncharacterized protein LOC134185047 isoform X2 — translated: MQAKYPDGKLLRRCLKQLAFNHFVLEPLGLPFLYYIAKASGVQMTFPLPSWSEVAGHIVICVIVEDALFYWTHRLLHVPFLYRRIHKQHHQFYTPIGMAAEYAHPLEYLLSNSLPFFTGPFLTGCHLLTMWIWLFIRIVESLDGHSGYDFWWVPFRYFPFRPGPALHDFHHSHNVGNYGSFFQFWDWLCGTDKVYKRYVQEMKSVSKVK
- the LOC134185047 gene encoding uncharacterized protein LOC134185047 isoform X1, with product MDFVLNSLFDGSWPLGVFVIGTAVIHEITFVCGSLVLAAIDHFDIFPTSKIQKAKYPDGKLLRRCLKQLAFNHFVLEPLGLPFLYYIAKASGVQMTFPLPSWSEVAGHIVICVIVEDALFYWTHRLLHVPFLYRRIHKQHHQFYTPIGMAAEYAHPLEYLLSNSLPFFTGPFLTGCHLLTMWIWLFIRIVESLDGHSGYDFWWVPFRYFPFRPGPALHDFHHSHNVGNYGSFFQFWDWLCGTDKVYKRYVQEMKSVSKVK